From the Maioricimonas rarisocia genome, one window contains:
- a CDS encoding N,N-dimethylformamidase beta subunit family domain-containing protein yields MMRTTLLFLAGCFGLSVLVGGVLRADQLPPEEPYVFGYANRISCTPGEAVTLHLSSSERTVDLVVERLGAQKTKVLEQKNVPCAAHPIPDRASSHGCGWPAAFRLEVPHDWTSGYYHVSLTAGAGDDAASGSLFFIVRAAQPGSTSKILLQLSTNTYNAYTNWGGHSLYAYHDRDGLQGHRVSFDRPLNSQYGNWEWPLVRWAESNGYTLEYAANSDLEFHPEILKNYRLVLSVGHDEYWSAPMRDHLEQFIADGGNVAFFSGNTCCWQVRSEDDGRALTCWKQWYNTDPLYRTGDHRLLSTLWSHHLVQRPENQLTGVGFLWGGYHRSHGQFMDGKASYIVHRPDHWLFEGTDLKQGDRFGEKDTIVGYECDGCEIVWKEGLPFPTHRDGTPESFTILGTCPARWAPGDSLWYDRFPKDRVGNAVLGLYTRGGTVVTAGSTDWAHGLRGNDPVVDRITRNVLDRLSE; encoded by the coding sequence ATGATGCGTACGACTTTGCTGTTCCTGGCCGGATGCTTCGGCCTGTCCGTTCTCGTCGGGGGCGTTCTGAGGGCCGACCAGCTTCCTCCGGAGGAACCTTACGTCTTCGGCTACGCGAACCGGATCAGCTGCACGCCGGGCGAGGCGGTCACGCTGCATCTCTCGTCGAGCGAGCGGACGGTCGACCTGGTGGTCGAGCGGCTCGGCGCGCAGAAGACGAAGGTGCTCGAACAGAAGAACGTTCCGTGCGCAGCACACCCGATTCCGGATCGGGCGTCGTCGCACGGCTGCGGATGGCCGGCGGCATTCCGGCTGGAAGTCCCGCACGACTGGACGAGCGGCTACTACCACGTCTCGCTGACGGCAGGGGCAGGTGACGATGCGGCCAGCGGGTCGCTGTTTTTTATCGTCCGCGCTGCGCAGCCGGGGAGCACCTCGAAGATCCTGCTGCAGCTTTCGACGAACACCTACAACGCGTACACCAACTGGGGGGGCCACAGTCTGTACGCCTATCACGACCGGGACGGGTTGCAGGGACACCGGGTCTCGTTCGACCGGCCGCTGAATTCGCAGTACGGCAACTGGGAGTGGCCGCTTGTCCGCTGGGCCGAGTCGAACGGTTACACGCTCGAGTACGCCGCCAACAGCGACCTGGAGTTCCACCCGGAGATCCTGAAGAACTACCGGCTGGTGCTGAGCGTCGGGCACGACGAGTACTGGTCGGCACCGATGCGGGACCATCTCGAACAGTTCATCGCCGACGGGGGAAACGTGGCGTTCTTCAGCGGAAACACCTGCTGCTGGCAGGTCCGCAGCGAAGACGACGGCCGGGCGCTGACCTGCTGGAAGCAGTGGTACAACACCGACCCGCTGTACCGCACCGGCGATCACCGGCTGCTCAGCACGCTCTGGAGTCATCATCTCGTGCAGCGCCCGGAGAACCAACTGACGGGCGTGGGCTTTCTGTGGGGCGGCTATCACCGCAGCCACGGCCAGTTCATGGACGGCAAGGCGTCGTACATCGTCCATCGCCCGGACCACTGGCTGTTCGAGGGCACCGATCTGAAGCAGGGAGACCGCTTCGGAGAGAAGGACACAATCGTCGGCTACGAATGCGACGGCTGCGAGATTGTCTGGAAGGAAGGATTGCCGTTCCCGACGCATCGTGACGGAACGCCGGAGTCGTTCACGATCCTCGGCACCTGCCCGGCCCGGTGGGCACCGGGCGATTCGCTGTGGTACGACCGGTTCCCGAAGGACCGGGTGGGGAATGCCGTGCTGGGTCTCTACACGCGCGGCGGCACCGTGGTGACCGCCGGCTCGACCGACTGGGCGCATGGTCTGCGGGGGAATGATCCCGTCGTCGACCGCATCACGCGGAACGTGCTCGATCGTCTCTCGGAGTAG
- a CDS encoding transporter has protein sequence MIRRSLLSPLLCGLLLLAGPNGASADEPFLRFLDDIGLAERHGPERDPYEERIETERHDFTQSTVTVGRGVFQIEGGYTFFYKDHEDEIETSHSLPEMLLRYGVSEDIEVRMKTDYIWRFVDEADNVDGAEDLQLAVKLGMTEQECLIPESALELGITVPTGGSAWTTERVQFGLDYIYGWELTEGLTLYGSTGMFENAAGDFGLLPEEPAADRFVVMSQSAAVGVDLSPSSTMYLEYYGLFSSGLDDNLSVGIFNIGVDFYATDNLVFDIRSGVGLTDDSDDFFFGVGGGYRF, from the coding sequence ATGATTCGCCGTTCGTTGCTGTCTCCACTGCTGTGCGGCCTGCTGCTTCTCGCGGGACCGAACGGCGCGTCTGCTGATGAGCCGTTTCTGCGATTCCTCGACGATATCGGACTTGCCGAACGGCACGGGCCGGAGCGTGATCCGTACGAAGAGCGGATCGAGACGGAACGGCACGACTTCACTCAGTCGACGGTGACGGTCGGGAGAGGTGTGTTCCAGATCGAAGGAGGGTACACCTTCTTCTACAAGGATCACGAGGACGAGATCGAGACGTCGCACTCGCTTCCCGAGATGCTGCTGCGGTACGGCGTGAGCGAAGACATCGAAGTCCGGATGAAGACCGACTACATCTGGCGGTTCGTCGACGAAGCGGACAATGTGGATGGTGCCGAGGATCTGCAGCTGGCCGTCAAGCTGGGCATGACCGAACAGGAATGCCTGATCCCCGAAAGCGCACTCGAACTGGGGATCACCGTCCCGACAGGTGGATCGGCATGGACGACCGAGCGGGTGCAGTTCGGCCTCGATTACATCTACGGCTGGGAACTGACCGAGGGACTGACACTGTACGGCTCGACCGGAATGTTCGAGAACGCGGCGGGCGACTTCGGATTGCTGCCGGAAGAACCTGCGGCGGATCGTTTCGTCGTCATGAGTCAGTCAGCAGCCGTCGGCGTCGATCTGTCACCGAGTTCGACGATGTACCTCGAGTACTACGGCCTGTTCTCCAGCGGACTGGACGACAACCTCTCGGTCGGCATCTTCAATATCGGCGTCGATTTCTACGCGACCGACAATCTTGTCTTCGACATCCGCTCCGGCGTCGGACTGACGGATGACTCCGACGACTTCTTCTTCGGTGTCGGCGGCGGCTATCGCTTCTGA
- a CDS encoding GspH/FimT family pseudopilin — protein MGSIPRIRSTQPPSQPRSGFSMVEIALVVLIIAMIAAVASPRYLESRNHFHAEAAAARVAADLYHARQNAKTKGTTQSVDFTPASHTYTLTGMNDIDHPTQPFTVDLTTLSSPATIVSVSFGSGGTGTTIVFDMYGRPDYGGNVVIASGGQQRTIVVNAQTGKISIQP, from the coding sequence ATGGGCTCCATTCCCCGAATACGGTCGACACAGCCCCCTTCGCAGCCGCGCTCCGGCTTCTCGATGGTCGAGATTGCGCTGGTGGTTTTGATCATCGCAATGATCGCCGCTGTCGCGTCTCCGCGGTACCTCGAATCGCGGAACCACTTCCATGCCGAGGCAGCCGCGGCCCGCGTGGCGGCGGACCTGTACCATGCCCGCCAGAATGCGAAGACGAAGGGGACGACGCAGAGCGTCGATTTCACCCCCGCGTCGCACACGTACACGCTGACGGGGATGAACGACATCGACCATCCCACGCAGCCGTTTACTGTCGATCTGACGACGCTGTCATCACCCGCCACGATCGTGTCGGTCAGTTTCGGATCCGGCGGGACCGGGACGACGATCGTCTTCGATATGTATGGCCGGCCCGACTACGGCGGCAACGTCGTGATCGCCTCCGGCGGCCAGCAGCGGACCATCGTCGTGAACGCCCAGACCGGAAAGATCAGCATTCAGCCCTGA
- a CDS encoding PulJ/GspJ family protein has translation MKPLPSSPIGRQPGRTSRAGLTLTEVTISTFLVGLVLVSALSGVTGVYKTWIASESQHKAAALARQMMSEIMQQEYKETGVLPSLGIELPETSLNRALWDDVDDYDGWQSTPEDKNGFPLAGYSGWTREVTVDYANVSSPQNTAASDQGLKRITVTVTEPGGRQTILVGYRSQWGVLESAPEADTTVQSWAGVELQTGQGVALQGGTEITNHAEDP, from the coding sequence ATGAAACCTTTGCCGTCCAGTCCGATTGGCAGGCAGCCCGGCCGCACCTCACGCGCCGGCCTGACGCTCACCGAGGTGACGATCTCGACGTTCCTCGTCGGGCTGGTACTTGTCAGCGCGCTGAGCGGCGTCACAGGCGTTTACAAGACCTGGATCGCTTCGGAATCGCAGCACAAGGCGGCGGCACTGGCGCGGCAGATGATGTCGGAGATCATGCAGCAGGAGTACAAGGAAACGGGCGTGCTGCCGTCGCTGGGAATCGAACTGCCCGAAACGTCGCTCAACCGGGCGCTGTGGGACGACGTCGACGACTACGACGGCTGGCAATCCACGCCGGAAGACAAGAACGGCTTCCCACTGGCCGGCTACAGCGGCTGGACACGCGAAGTGACGGTCGACTACGCCAATGTCTCGAGCCCGCAGAACACTGCCGCCTCCGATCAGGGGCTGAAGCGAATCACCGTCACGGTCACCGAACCCGGGGGTCGGCAGACGATCCTCGTTGGCTACCGCTCGCAGTGGGGAGTGCTCGAATCGGCTCCGGAGGCAGATACCACTGTCCAGAGCTGGGCCGGAGTCGAGCTGCAGACCGGTCAGGGGGTCGCCCTGCAGGGAGGAACCGAGATCACCAACCATGCGGAGGACCCGTGA
- a CDS encoding metallophosphoesterase family protein translates to MWADETMQIGRRAFLKGGALLLAAGPAGVMAAGEQANKGSKALRVGLITDLHYADKPPGGSRHYRETPRKLAEAAGQFGQSQPDFVVELGDFIDAADSVEKELTWLKTINKAYSGICEDRHYVLGNHCVDTLRKEEFLEAVERERSYYSFDRAGYHFVVVDSCFRSDGQPYGRKNFTWTDANVPQQELDWLAEDLKQSERPTIVFAHQRLDVSNSHGVRNCPAVRDVLEQSGKVRAVFQGHSHQNDYREIGGIHYCTLVAMVEGGGEESNGYSVMDLQTDGTIAISGFRKQNDYRWPAG, encoded by the coding sequence ATGTGGGCAGACGAAACGATGCAGATCGGTCGACGGGCTTTCCTCAAGGGAGGAGCTCTGCTCCTGGCTGCCGGACCGGCCGGAGTGATGGCCGCCGGCGAACAGGCGAACAAGGGCAGCAAGGCACTGCGTGTGGGGCTCATCACCGATCTCCACTACGCCGACAAGCCGCCGGGGGGCTCGCGGCACTACCGCGAGACGCCCCGCAAACTGGCCGAGGCGGCGGGACAGTTCGGCCAGTCGCAGCCGGACTTTGTCGTCGAGCTGGGAGACTTCATCGATGCGGCCGACAGCGTCGAGAAAGAACTGACCTGGCTGAAGACGATCAACAAAGCGTATTCCGGGATCTGCGAAGACCGGCATTACGTGCTCGGCAATCACTGCGTCGACACGCTCAGGAAAGAGGAGTTCCTGGAAGCGGTCGAACGGGAACGCTCCTACTACTCGTTCGACCGGGCCGGCTATCACTTCGTCGTGGTCGATTCCTGCTTCCGCAGTGACGGCCAGCCGTACGGCCGGAAGAACTTCACCTGGACCGACGCCAACGTCCCTCAGCAGGAACTGGACTGGCTGGCTGAAGACCTGAAGCAGTCGGAGCGTCCGACGATCGTCTTCGCTCACCAGCGTCTCGACGTGAGCAACAGTCACGGCGTGCGGAACTGCCCGGCGGTTCGCGACGTGCTGGAGCAGTCCGGCAAGGTCCGGGCGGTCTTTCAGGGCCACAGCCATCAGAACGACTACCGGGAGATTGGCGGCATTCACTACTGCACGCTCGTCGCGATGGTCGAGGGAGGCGGCGAGGAGAGCAACGGGTACTCGGTGATGGACCTGCAGACGGACGGCACGATCGCGATCTCGGGGTTCCGGAAGCAGAACGACTACCGCTGGCCGGCCGGCTGA